The genomic window GGAAGGTTGTTGAGATCTGTGATAGGTTGCGTGACAGTGTTACCATATTTGACAAGGTGTCGGCAGATGGTAAGGCTAATGAATAGCTTGTACAGTTCAGTAGAATTGTTCGGTAGGGGATATCCCTTCTTAAAGAGGAACAGTAAAACAAGAAGATGAAATGGCGAAAAGCAAAGGCTATTGATGGTGGTGTGATGATGGAGATAGTTGGTGAGTTGTGGTATTTTGTGAGGGTGTGTCTTTAGTGATTGTTGAATGAAGTGTTGTCGTTCTGTTTCAGTAAAACCCAGAATGTCAACTCGGAGAGTGGCCTTGTTATGGAGGTGTTGTGAAGCATGAGGACGAGATGACACTATCAACCCACACTCAGGTAACACTTTACGATTTATGATGTCAGCTATTAAACTGTTCTCTCTTAGGCCTTCAGGGAATTCATCATAGCCGTCAAGAAGGACAGCAAGGGACTTTCCGTTATCTTGTTGTAGACATTGAATACAAGTGGCAATATCTCCTTCAGAGTGAGTGATATGTGTCAGGAAGGACTGCAAAAGCTGTTGAAGTGATCTCATCTTTTGAACACCAGGATCCCTGAGACAGATCAACAACACCAGTTGAATCTTCTTCATCACGTCTCCCTCAGCCCAACAGTAAGAAATGTGTTTCATCAGTATTGATTTCCCAATACCTGGAGCACCTTCTATTAGGATTGTTTGTGGATCATCACACTGATCAAAAGGCTTCAGTATGTCAGCAACATTTCTTGTCACCTTGCTAGTTTGAAGAGCCTCTCTCAATGGTTGATGACTGTCTAGTTGATGACGTTTGGTTACTGGTTGACTACTAGCAGCAGAGATGACATCACTGATGTGACCAGTGTGGACTGCTTTAGTGATGATGTTGACATCTGTCATAGTACGTTGTTCTTCATAATGTACTAACACTACTGGAGTGAAATCTTTAGGTTGTTCAGGAGGCCAAGTGTCCTTCCCAACATCCAGCCTTGTCTGCTTGTAGACTCCCTTCACATGACGAGATAACTGGGAGACCACTGTACCTGTACAATACAAACTACAATTATGACAACTGTAATAGTTTAGTACCTCCAGTAGTGATGGATGATGATAGAGTAGAGGAATGGATAGCATCAACCAGTTTACCCCATGTTGCTGATGGATCTTTTTGTAACCATCTCCTTAACATCACTTTACACCTCTCCTCACAACTGTTAGGATGATCCGTATTGATGATGTCAAGTTGTGACGATGTCACTTTTAGGGCAAGTTCCAACTCCCTCCAGTTTGCGGCACAATATGGGACAACATGACTGTTTATGTCTCGTTCCTCAGGTCTCTCATCTCCTGTAATATTTAATTGTTTTAGTTGCTATTCAGTAAATATATGTGTGATTTGCATAGCCAAATTATTGTAAGGGGcaaatgttaaaaaaaatttttttgtggattgattatttacaaacaattacaaaacatAATTATGGAGGTCTACAGACTATTAGCCCAAAAACCAGGAAATTACCGACATTTAGACTAAACGGCATGTGGTATCTGCttgtagcaagagtacataatatttatgtgtagGCTCatgtataaatattatgtactcttgcttgtAGGTACCATTTAAAATGTAATGGCGCTTAGTCGTAGTGGTGTTTATTGAATAAGCGCCCCTAAAATTCGTCAAAtatttataagcgcccttaaaagtacaggttttgcctacaattctttgattttcgtcaacattttattcgtcaaatctgctgaaatctgaattcgtcaaatttttcctacgtcaaatttccttgcgtacggtagttCTGTGCGAGGTTCTGTGAGGCAAGACTTACTGTCTTTTCCGCTTGGAATGGATTCCAGTGAGATCCGGGAAGTTGACGCCATTAAGAAGAGATCACGTTGTGTTAAGTGTCGCTCAGGTCTGTTTATCGTTGACTAAAATAACATTGATCGCCGTCGCCACTCAATACAGGTTCTTTACCCTAAAGGATAATCATTAGTATAGATTCATTACGCCAAGAAGATCACTAACCTTCCATTACGATTatcatcatagatattagataCACCGTTATCATAAAGGAGTAGAACAATTGGCGGAAGTTGTGGTGATGTGATGGAACTAATAGTTTGTGTAGGAGTGTTAGTGAATAATCAACATCGTCTATTACCCAAGGTTATCTTCTTATCGTCCTCTGTGACTACGTTATATGTAGagtgtattgtgtgtttgtGGTGGTTTGTAactgtctgtggtggtgtgtaactgtatctggttgtgtaactgtgtctgtggtagtgtgtaactgtgtctgtggtggtgtgtaactgtgtctgtggtggtgtgtaactgtgtttGTATGATGTACAGGGgaaatgcaattaaatttgctCCTTATCTGATAAGTGCTTTTAGAGTTGTAGCGTTGGACACGATAtaagtgcttctgaaatttattactgttaattacatatttctaatatgtgaTGAGGAggaagtgatagaagaaatgtttagcaatatccacacaccatgttaccttgtgcttcACAGAAAATTCTTATTGCAGGCGAGTGTGCAAGTTTCTATTTCTTTGTTCAATTCTCTGTGAGGCCAAGCTAGCAGCAGTGTCCGCTTTTGTTTTTCAATACCCTGGGACTTGCTATGGGAGGCTATGTTAGTATGCACTTTGCTTTCTTCAACAATTGTTGTGCTTAAATACACGTACATGATGTATTTACACATCAATTCCACCTTCAAATGCTTACACATGTGATCCCCGTAGATTTCAAAAGCAATTTAcatgcctggagtagtgggatAGAGTTGGGTAGATCGGCTGAtcaatagactaaacttgaagtgtgCTCTTGAATGTaatttgtgaaaactttggtgagtacttggttaaactttcaatacaaaatgtatgtgctcacgtgtgcatgtccaacctcctctggttgtAGTGATAGACAACAAGGAGCAATTGATTTATACAGTGTCTATATGAAAAACAGTTAATCAATCATGAGTGTTGAGTACAATGGGGTACAGAGTATATCTGGGATAAGTATTGTTGTTGGCCTAAATAATGTACACCCATGCTATTAAGCAAAAAGCTTAGAAAAGGCAACAATAATAAAGTTATGATTTACCTCAACTAaccaaacacacatacatttgCTTCATGGTAAAGAAGGTATTCTTACTTCCCATGAAGAGATAAATGAATTGATATAGTATGTTAGAagtttagactctatttaggctgttttgagTGGGCagtaaatctcatatactccaccttgttgtctaatatactccatgccttcaggcacaatataacatatgctcaaaatccaATCAGTATATATGCATTTTTCACATGCAGTGATGTAATGAGGGTGCATATTTTGTCGTGTGAGCATGCACAGTTGCCATGGCGCTGGTATTATCGCAATAAAACCAGCAGCTTTTTCCAAGCTTACAGcggaaacagccgtggatgagatgagtaatctgagtgtaatgtaaaatagagtctaaagcagttatacgggcacaatgtggagtctgaaATTCAAAGGCACAAATCTGTAGTGCACGGGCAAAGTGAGAGTGTTACAGATTTGAGCTTTTGGgtatataaatttcatagagCCTGTATCACTACATTGTGTCttctttcactgtttactgaagcgattaaaacacgcgtaaaattatttttgtagcagATGTCTTTTTCAATGACatttcaaaaacagaattatgcaaacaagttgcTCAGCAGGTTACATATAATGATTGTATGTTATAGTGAAATTGTTGTTTAGGTGTGTTAGTCCATAGTACTAGCATGTCACATGTATGTGTTAATTGATTTCCTGATTGTTCCACTTCATGGTGGTTGACACTACATACATATCAGATGTAGTGAATTGTGTTATAGCAGGATTATTGGTAGTACCTGTCAGTAATATTTTACACCCCTTAAATGAGTTATTAGCGATATATGAACGATCTTATATTGATCACACATCAGATACAGAAAATAATTGGTAGAAATATCCCAGCTGTCTCCCTGATAGAGTGTATGAGAACAGTGTGGAATTAACAGTGAaaattacaacaaaaaactTAGTACGCAGTcacaattgtgacccagtctgggaaaaccggtattatcgcccatgtcaggaGATTCGATTTTTTacaattccacaatcaaaatcagttagacttgagtggtctggttttgctggctacttatcccaagcccagtggcaatccgtacgtgtggtgtagGGCCTTAATgaagctctggtcagcctgggaatggctgtatgtggctgtacaactctgtgatgttgaataaatacatctgctatgaatttccttttattttagcctATTTTGATacttgaatggcccataacttaataatattagcctaattcatcccaaaatGTTCCTTTTCAATATTTAAACAGCATCTTTcctgccttccaggcccccccgccttccaccccttttggagctcgcctgatacagccaaccacggttttaaaaactatctaaaatggcgggaaacttagctgttgactacttcagtgaatgatctggaaggtaataaattgttgtaaaacgtgtgaattTAAAACCAgcgtttctcaatacttttggAAGggctggttttcccagactgggtcacaattatttTAATACTTCATTAAATGTATTTGTTATATCGTTGCTAGGAGACAAGCTGGTTACCATTAGTTACTATGACCACAATGTGTTGGAGTTCACCAAGGAGGCATGCCATGCTGTTGTTGTCAACATGAACATCAAGGTGAGTTCTGATTGCTTCGAAGTGTAATCATAACTAAACCATCCCATAGTTTAACATTCTACCAGAATCTCCACTACATAAGAGTTAAACCATCTCCATCCCAGCAAAATTGTTGTCCCACAATTGAAGGATGTTATGTTAGTAATAGTTCTCATTGTaggtctgtgtgtatgtatgtatctgtatgtatgtgtacactGTGCTGTATGTGTCCGTCTAGTTGTGTATGTCCTTATGTCCCtctgtatgtctgtgtgtctgtatttatgcgtgtgtgttgtgtgtatctgtaatgtgtgtatgtgtttccGTCTGTATTATGTGTGTccgtttgtatgtgtgtgtatttctGTTGTGTGCacgtgtatgtctgtgtgtctgtatttatgtgtgtatgtcttgTCTGCAGTGTGTGTTGTGTCTATGGCAATacatacatgtttgtgtgtatgtatgtgtgtatgtactgtatgtatacgtGTCCGTCTCTGgttgtgtatgtctgtgtgtccATCTTTGTGTGTAgcgtagtgtgtagtgtgtgtgtgtgtgtgtgtgtgtgtgtgtgtgtgtgtgtgtgtgtgtgtgtgtgtgtgtgtagcatgtgtgcgagtgtgtgtgtgtgtgtagcatgtgtgcgaatgtgtgtgtgtgcgtgcgtgtgagcTCTTCATCAGTTTCACCTATGAGACATGGCTCTTCCTCTTGTTGGTTACTAGACCTAGGATTAGCCTATTAGTCTGAGTAGTGTACAGGTTACCTTGACAACTGGGTAGGACTGTTGGTTGTGTGTGCAATAGTTCAGTCATATCTTAAACCAGATTATCCTGTTGATCATGTATAATGGTTTTTAGATGGATCTTGTGTCTACGTTCATGGTAGTGAAGCTAATGCTTTTGGTTAGAAATTGTGTCATTGCTGATGCTAGTAATGTGGGTGTGTTTGTTGATAACCATGCTAAGGTAAGCATCATGTGACCtcacatgacatcacatgacCTCACACAGGCAATATAATGATATCCATGACAACAAACTAGCTGGAGTATGGATTAAGAACTATGCTAGTCCAATATTCCATAGTAATGCCATACATCACGGCAAAGATGTTGGGTTCTTTATATTCTAAGATGGACAGGTAAATAACATGGGTAATCCCCCTGGTGATAAGGGATAACCCCTAATCCTCCCCCAGGGCATACTAGAAGACAATGACATCCACACAAACAGGATAACTGGTATAGAGATCAAACAAGATGCTAATCCAATAGTGATGAAGTGTAGGATACATCATTGTTGTACTGGTGGAGTGTATATACATGATAGGGTAAGTGTAACTGGTATTTGTGTATTTCATCgggtatttgtgtatttcttcTAGTATTTGTGTATTTCATATGGGATTTGTGCATTTGCTATAGGTACCACTTGAAAGGTAATGGCACCTACTCGTAGTGGTGTATAAAATAAGCGATCCTCAAAAGAAATAAATTGATTTATAAATACACTTAATTTTAGTTCTGTGAGGCTAGGCTAGGCTAGGCTTACGGCCTTTTTTGCTTGGAATGGATTCCAGTGAGATCTGGCAAGCTGATGCCATTAAGAAGAGATCATGATCACCACTTCATTGTGTTAAGTATCACTCAGGTCTGTTTATCACTGGCTAACTGATAACAGTGATCTGAGCATTGATTGCCGATCACCACTCATGACAGGTTCTTTACACTAAAGGATACTCATTATGgattcattagctatgtcatgAAGATCACTAACCATCCATTACGATTatcatcatagatattagataCACCGTTATCACAAAGAAGGAGTAGAATAGTCTGCGGTAATAGTTTGTGTAGAAGTGTAAGCGAATATCCAGCTATTATCCTAGGTCATCTCATGTTATATGTAGAGTGTATTTTGTGTTTGCGGTGGTGTGTAAACAGGAGCCCATAAGCACTACAAGGCTTAGGTACTTTGAGAagattaaatgaacactgtaactactgtGGCATGAAGTGATGAACACCAGCAAGTCACTTCCCCGTGTTTCAAATTCTAACCATgcgtttaattttgattgtggatttactcatgtgagtcatatatgtTCTGAtggaaaatttaatggtgaatcgaacagaacttgttgcaagatgataggagcaaccactaTTGAGTTATGAATCATTTTATAAAAGGTTTGCGTGTTTTCTTACCGAAAAGTTACTTATGTGCATGGTAGGGGTGGGCGGTATACCGGTATTTAGTTGTTGtgcaatatatttttaaaaccgattaactaaatatttaacatttaaAAATACCGCATACCGATATACCTAAAATACCGGAAATAACCGGTTCACGAACGGTATACGTATTATTCCAGCTGGTGCTAGTTGCTTGTACGGTATGGCAGAACTTGTTAATAAAACCGGAACGAAGAGTGTAGCATGGGATTATTTCGGTTTAGAGAAAGGTGCTGATGGGAGAGTGGTTGACGATGGAAGTGCCGTTTGTCGTCTTTGTCGTAAACGCGTGTTGGCTAAACATGGAAACACCTCGAATTTGTTTTCACATTAAAGAATAATCACTCAATAGTGTACAAAGAGGCTATGGACGCAGTGAAAGCTAAGGAGGACTCCACTGAACGACGAGCAAGATGCGTTCCACCGGTTAATCAACCTACTTATCAAGAAGCGATGGTCCGCTCACAGCCATACGATCGGAAGGGAAAGAAATGGAAGGAACTAAGCGATTCTATTACTTATTTCATAGCCAAAGACTGCTTACCTATTAATACCGTCGAAGGTGCTGGCTTTAGAAAAATGGTTAAAACTTTTGATTCACGCTACGACATTCCAAGTCGCAATCATATTTCAAGAATAGCTTTACCAAGCCTCCATGCCACCGTGAAGCAGCAAGTTAAGCAAGAAATTAGCTCGATAAGCCATTTTTCATCAACAACAAATATGTGGTCAAGTGTGGGGATGGTACCTTATATCAGTTACACCATACACTACATCAATGATGAATGGCAGCTGTGTAATAAGTGCTTACAGACCCAATACTTACCTGAGGATCACACAGGAGCTAATTTGGCAGAAGCAATGAAAGC from Dysidea avara chromosome 2, odDysAvar1.4, whole genome shotgun sequence includes these protein-coding regions:
- the LOC136247664 gene encoding uncharacterized protein produces the protein MASTSRISLESIPSGKDRDERPEERDINSHVVPYCAANWRELELALKVTSSQLDIINTDHPNSCEERCKVMLRRWLQKDPSATWGKLVDAIHSSTLSSSITTGGTKLLQLS